The Armatimonadota bacterium nucleotide sequence GAGACCGATTGGACCAACCGAGGGCGCGGAGTCACGGGCCTCTCGCAGTCCATCGAGGTCTTTGATTCCCAAGGCCGGCGGACAGACTCGCTGATCGTCAACCAGGACACCGAAGGCATTCAGACCGTTCGTTTGGCCCTTTCCGGTTCGGGCCCCTACCACGTTCACGTAGACCTCTACTCCCAGCGGGACAATCAAGGCACGAAGACCGGCGAGATCGACGCGCTCGTTACCGGTGGAAGCTTCAAGTCTCAGGTCGGCATCAACGTTGCCAGCGTTTTTGTGACCCCCCAGAACACGGCTTTCCAGGTTCAGCACAGCAAGCAGTTCTACGCGACAGGCTACGGCGTTGCCGCAAAAGCCGTGTTCGTCGAGCCGGGCAGCTTCGAATGGTCGGTGCTCGGAAGCAGCGCCACCATCAGCGAAACGGGTCTAGCTCTGGGCGTCGCCGAGGGCTCCGGGACCGCTCGGGCAACCTACACGCCCGACAACATCCAGGGGAGCTCGGTGTTCACCGTCGAGCCTTTTGATTCCAAGAGAACCCGCTGGACGGTGTTGGTCTACCTAAATGCGGCCAACGACCTCTATTCCTTCAGCGACCTCAACGTAAACCAGATGGAGCAGGTGGCCACCAATCCGCAGGTGCGGTTCGTGGTTCAGTGGAAACAGTCCAAGAGCCTGTTCAGCGGGTCATCGTTCGATGGCACGCGGCGTTACCTGGTTAGAGCCGACAACACCAGCCAGATCGCCAGCGAACTCATCCAGGACATGGGGACCAGCGTCGACATGGGGCAGGCCCAGACACTAACGGACTTCATCGCCTGGGGCAAGACCTATTACCCCGCGGACCGCTATTGCCTGGTCATCTGGAACCACGGCAACGGCTGGCGGCGCGGCATCCAGGAGCCATCCCGGGCTGTGAGCTACGACGATGAGACCGGAAACTCGATCCAGATCTGGCAGCTCGCACAGGCGCTCGGCAACAACACCTTCGATATCGTGGCGTGGGATGCGAGCCTGATGCAGATGCTCGAAGTCGCCTATGAGATTCAGGACAAGGCGCTGTATGTGGTGGGCGGCGAGGAGAGTCCCCCCGGTGAGGGCTATCCCTACGATCTGATCTTCAAGAAGTTCAGGGACCAGGACACGGACACCACCAGGAACCTTACGAAGGCGTTCGTGGACGGCATGCTGGCTGTGCCGGGGTATGCGAGCCGCAAGATCACGCAGAGCGTGATCGACACCAGCAAGCTGCCAGCCTTGGGCACGGCCGTGGATGCCCTGGCGGATGAGCTGATCGCGAACGTGGGCACCATCGGTTCGGCGATCGTCAACGTCCGCACCAGCGCCCAGAGTTACAGCCCGACATCGAACCGGGTGTATCGCGACCTCGTGCACGTTTGCGATCTGCTGATCTCCCAGGTCTCAGTGACCTCGATCCAGACGGCGGCGGGCAATGTGAAAACGGCGATCAACGACGCGCTGGTCTGGGAGGGGCACAACAGCAACTCGCCGAACAGCCACGGGGTGTCGATCGACTTTTCGTCCTCGACCACGTTCAATTTGGGCACGACGGCAGTGGACTATGCGCTGATGCGGTTTGCCGCAGATACGTCGTGGAACGAGTGGCTGCAGATTGCACCCTGACCCTTGCGACCCCAAAAAAGGAGCCCGCCGACCCGGTCACCGGGTCGGCGGGCTCTGGTTTGGAGTGTTGTCCCTCAGCCCTTGAGCGGCAGAACCTTCACGACCCCGTCCATTTGGGCGATCGACGCCAGGTCCTTGGCGTCGACGGTGACGAACACCGCCTTCAGGGAAGCATCGGTGAGGTGGATCGTCATGCCCATCGCCTTGAGCTTTGTGGAGAGGTCTGCCGGTGAGCCCTTGGTCCAGATTTGCACCTGAACCTTGCCCGCCGCCCTCCAGAGCGACTTGTCGACCCGGGTCAGCCTAAAGTACCGAGCCCGCTGAGCCGGGGGCAATTCCTTGGTGA carries:
- a CDS encoding Ig-like domain-containing protein, which encodes MPSSLLKSVLAALVALSIAACGGGGGTAKSLVYETDWTNRGRGVTGLSQSIEVFDSQGRRTDSLIVNQDTEGIQTVRLALSGSGPYHVHVDLYSQRDNQGTKTGEIDALVTGGSFKSQVGINVASVFVTPQNTAFQVQHSKQFYATGYGVAAKAVFVEPGSFEWSVLGSSATISETGLALGVAEGSGTARATYTPDNIQGSSVFTVEPFDSKRTRWTVLVYLNAANDLYSFSDLNVNQMEQVATNPQVRFVVQWKQSKSLFSGSSFDGTRRYLVRADNTSQIASELIQDMGTSVDMGQAQTLTDFIAWGKTYYPADRYCLVIWNHGNGWRRGIQEPSRAVSYDDETGNSIQIWQLAQALGNNTFDIVAWDASLMQMLEVAYEIQDKALYVVGGEESPPGEGYPYDLIFKKFRDQDTDTTRNLTKAFVDGMLAVPGYASRKITQSVIDTSKLPALGTAVDALADELIANVGTIGSAIVNVRTSAQSYSPTSNRVYRDLVHVCDLLISQVSVTSIQTAAGNVKTAINDALVWEGHNSNSPNSHGVSIDFSSSTTFNLGTTAVDYALMRFAADTSWNEWLQIAP